One stretch of Dehalococcoidia bacterium DNA includes these proteins:
- a CDS encoding XRE family transcriptional regulator, with product MFDFIGNCKEMQKPSISGKASLKELKRRAALLDYLCKQKGFTIPDFAEKSKVAENTIRNILNASSNTRADILAKVAKALEIDVSVFYPDSCISDVETPRRSFNSTFEGMERSVNRNLAYRIDPAINDLEEVKVDFLTHTDLSEQAIRLGIACKPPCFNEIYGVLKSGKNIFIEGDPGHGKSALAAWIQVNLDEQNIANDFFRGEDLGNNPDAFALQALISNLADATIVILDNAHLILPHCSIILRSRHAQRLQFLFFARTGALEKLLDREVSLGSYSHYILEQDYEIHISKNIARVFLPPAKANELLTFSGADLVFTKWMLASIILNKEELPASPIQLACKEMKRIKDQHGVEALQIFLALAALRWAEFPCPQEGLTTIFKFSTAALDSIIDTRLEVEKDQRYIVLKRHPKLARLFVDASQKLDRYFEWLLQPLCERLNITWNSVAELKQFDFASIMLATFALNDLISFYHIEAHLAFMKYKERTLKEGMRLSLDVARAAIEIEAGRLLVPNIKDLAIIEKRLFLTYLAVRAKRLIDGGEETRELNTIVRKKLLVGKCPSGIFASKGYVLYQQAYLEQLNNNFTKASALFRLSAKADEKWASAHEADVFHWVKANQSRNVAMKAELLYFEMQSINLDGNIPDVDIMRKFRRTNERVLSAYPDLEGQQKSTEDVFLLYDYWDDALMDKARLCGWLNDEDGLYDALKKVHNHPKMVTLYSRWAQAILAYVREEYEKVIENLEAVPAETFEERSGEVVGVQSQLLAVAYYRLGDITGFERWCYWILSDQCPKDAGNGPSKEWAKRALKIV from the coding sequence TTGTTTGATTTCATAGGCAACTGCAAAGAAATGCAAAAACCTTCAATATCAGGCAAAGCATCACTGAAAGAACTTAAGAGGCGGGCAGCTCTATTGGACTATTTATGCAAGCAAAAAGGGTTTACGATTCCTGATTTTGCCGAAAAAAGTAAAGTGGCCGAAAACACAATCCGTAATATTCTCAATGCTAGCTCTAACACACGCGCGGACATTTTGGCCAAAGTAGCTAAGGCGCTGGAAATTGATGTATCCGTGTTCTATCCTGACTCATGCATATCGGATGTTGAAACGCCACGTCGCTCCTTCAATTCAACATTCGAGGGTATGGAGAGAAGTGTAAATAGAAACCTTGCTTATCGAATCGACCCCGCGATAAATGACCTCGAAGAAGTGAAGGTTGATTTCCTCACCCACACTGACTTAAGTGAACAGGCGATTCGTTTGGGTATTGCCTGCAAGCCTCCATGTTTTAACGAAATTTATGGAGTATTGAAGTCCGGGAAGAACATCTTTATCGAAGGTGATCCTGGCCATGGAAAATCTGCTTTGGCGGCTTGGATTCAAGTTAATCTTGACGAGCAAAATATTGCGAATGACTTCTTTCGCGGAGAGGATCTCGGAAACAATCCGGACGCATTTGCCTTACAGGCGCTAATTAGCAACCTTGCAGATGCAACCATCGTGATATTGGACAACGCCCATCTGATATTGCCGCATTGTTCTATTATTTTGAGATCCAGACACGCTCAACGTCTGCAATTTCTTTTCTTCGCCCGCACAGGCGCATTGGAGAAATTGCTCGACCGGGAAGTTAGCTTGGGAAGCTACTCACATTACATATTAGAACAGGACTATGAAATCCATATCAGCAAGAATATCGCGAGAGTTTTTCTACCTCCCGCCAAGGCAAATGAGTTATTGACATTTTCTGGCGCTGATTTGGTTTTTACCAAGTGGATGCTGGCCAGCATCATCTTGAATAAAGAAGAATTACCGGCCAGTCCGATTCAACTTGCTTGTAAAGAGATGAAAAGGATTAAGGACCAACATGGTGTCGAAGCATTGCAGATATTTTTGGCCTTAGCCGCGTTGCGCTGGGCCGAATTTCCGTGTCCGCAAGAGGGATTGACGACTATATTCAAATTTTCGACTGCGGCTCTGGACAGCATTATTGATACCCGGCTGGAAGTTGAGAAAGATCAACGATATATTGTCCTTAAACGCCATCCGAAACTTGCCCGCCTGTTTGTTGATGCCAGCCAAAAACTTGATCGATATTTTGAATGGTTATTACAGCCTCTTTGTGAAAGGCTGAATATTACGTGGAACAGCGTAGCCGAACTTAAGCAATTCGACTTTGCTTCAATCATGCTCGCCACTTTCGCTCTTAATGATTTAATCTCGTTCTACCATATCGAGGCGCACCTTGCGTTTATGAAATACAAGGAGAGAACCTTAAAAGAAGGGATGAGATTATCTCTTGATGTCGCCCGAGCGGCGATTGAAATAGAGGCTGGGCGCTTGCTGGTACCGAATATAAAAGACCTTGCGATTATTGAGAAACGATTATTCCTGACCTATTTGGCAGTACGGGCCAAGCGCTTAATAGATGGCGGCGAAGAAACTCGCGAACTCAACACCATCGTCCGCAAAAAACTATTGGTAGGTAAATGTCCATCGGGAATTTTCGCGAGCAAGGGATATGTCCTGTACCAACAGGCATATCTCGAACAACTGAACAATAATTTCACTAAAGCATCAGCACTATTCCGGCTATCCGCCAAGGCGGATGAAAAGTGGGCGTCTGCGCATGAAGCAGATGTATTCCATTGGGTGAAGGCGAATCAAAGCCGAAATGTTGCTATGAAAGCTGAGCTGCTCTACTTTGAAATGCAGTCGATAAATTTAGACGGAAATATTCCAGACGTTGACATAATGCGGAAATTTCGAAGAACGAACGAACGTGTATTGTCAGCTTATCCAGATCTGGAAGGCCAACAAAAATCGACGGAAGATGTATTTCTACTTTACGATTACTGGGATGACGCACTAATGGACAAGGCGCGCCTTTGCGGTTGGCTAAATGATGAAGACGGTCTTTATGATGCCTTGAAAAAAGTTCACAACCATCCGAAAATGGTCACTCTGTACTCTCGATGGGCACAAGCAATTTTAGCGTATGTAAGAGAGGAATATGAGAAAGTCATCGAAAACCTAGAGGCTGTCCCAGCAGAGACATTCGAAGAACGCTCGGGTGAGGTGGTGGGCGTTCAATCGCAGCTTCTAGCCGTGGCGTATTACCGACTAGGCGATATTACAGGGTTTGAACGTTGGTGTTATTGGATATTATCGGATCAATGTCCAAAAGATGCGGGCAACGGCCCTTCGAAAGAATGGGCAAAAAGAGCATTGAAGATTGTATAA
- a CDS encoding PD-(D/E)XK nuclease family protein: MPDYLSVSQITLYLNCSLHYYFRYIEEREPERHFAALAFGKAIHSALASFHESLKDGKPLPVEEFQRLFRADWAAETTEPLYYANSDTPESLLELGQTLLAEYAQVCRFEVVEAEHRFEVPLCDPDTGEVLCDKPLVGIYDLVTPEGIVEFKTAKSVPDAGQLARHLQLSAYAYAFSFKERRMPTLMFVHLLKLKKPRVEMTAVVRENKHLQFFTRCALAVARGIEANIFAPNPGWGCANCEYARVCGEWP; the protein is encoded by the coding sequence ATGCCTGACTATCTGTCCGTCAGCCAAATCACGCTCTACCTCAACTGCTCCCTGCACTACTACTTCCGCTACATTGAGGAACGCGAGCCGGAGCGTCACTTCGCCGCATTGGCCTTCGGCAAGGCCATCCATTCCGCCCTGGCATCGTTCCATGAAAGCTTGAAAGACGGCAAACCCCTGCCCGTGGAAGAGTTTCAAAGGCTCTTCCGCGCCGACTGGGCGGCTGAGACAACCGAGCCGTTGTACTACGCCAACTCGGATACGCCGGAAAGCTTGTTGGAGCTAGGCCAGACCCTGCTCGCCGAATACGCCCAGGTCTGCCGGTTCGAGGTGGTGGAAGCTGAGCATCGTTTCGAGGTGCCGCTGTGCGACCCGGACACGGGGGAGGTGCTTTGCGACAAGCCGCTCGTGGGAATCTACGATCTCGTGACGCCCGAGGGCATTGTCGAGTTCAAGACGGCGAAGAGCGTTCCCGACGCTGGCCAACTCGCGAGGCACCTGCAATTGTCTGCCTATGCCTACGCCTTCTCGTTCAAAGAGAGACGCATGCCGACGCTGATGTTCGTTCATTTGCTCAAACTGAAAAAACCGCGCGTCGAGATGACGGCGGTCGTCCGCGAAAACAAACACCTGCAATTTTTCACCCGTTGCGCGCTAGCCGTGGCCCGTGGCATCGAGGCGAACATCTTCGCCCCTAATCCCGGTTGGGGTTGCGCGAACTGCGAGTATGCGAGGGTGTGCGGGGAATGGCCTTAA
- a CDS encoding site-specific DNA-methyltransferase, producing the protein MLQQIASGLTPYFSEPGCFTLYHGDCLRVLAELPPESVDMLFADPPFRIGKADWDKSEGLEKDFAFHRAWLAACRRVLKPDATIWVCGMVASIHQCGLALEELGYKQLSTVVWWKPDFGEYRSRRFLISNHETLIFAAKSSTSRYYFNHDLMRDWRKNYRQQTTCAHCGASNEVELLHSPGEQMGSVWAIPKTPRWEKRFGRHETQKPLDLLTRVIFASTRQGDVVLDPFCGTGTTGIAAYKNGRQFVGIDFTEKYLEIAIRRFQHLKSQNNTRQTPSPRTEG; encoded by the coding sequence ATGCTTCAGCAAATTGCTTCTGGTTTGACTCCATACTTCAGCGAACCCGGCTGCTTCACGCTCTATCACGGCGATTGCCTGCGCGTGCTCGCCGAACTGCCCCCGGAAAGCGTGGATATGCTTTTCGCCGATCCGCCTTTCCGAATCGGCAAGGCCGACTGGGACAAAAGCGAGGGCTTGGAAAAAGATTTCGCGTTCCACCGCGCGTGGCTCGCGGCCTGCCGCCGGGTGCTCAAGCCCGATGCGACAATATGGGTCTGCGGGATGGTGGCTTCGATCCACCAGTGCGGCCTAGCCTTGGAAGAGTTGGGCTACAAGCAGTTGAGCACTGTTGTCTGGTGGAAACCAGACTTCGGTGAATATCGGTCGCGTCGGTTTCTGATCTCCAACCACGAAACGTTGATTTTCGCGGCGAAAAGTTCCACCTCTCGGTACTATTTCAACCATGACCTAATGCGGGATTGGCGGAAGAATTACCGCCAGCAAACCACCTGCGCTCATTGCGGAGCAAGCAACGAGGTTGAATTACTTCACTCACCCGGCGAGCAGATGGGTAGCGTGTGGGCAATTCCCAAGACGCCGCGCTGGGAGAAGCGGTTCGGCCGACATGAGACACAAAAGCCACTTGATCTTTTAACCCGCGTCATTTTCGCGAGCACCAGACAAGGCGATGTCGTCCTCGATCCCTTCTGCGGCACGGGCACGACTGGTATTGCGGCATATAAAAACGGTCGCCAGTTCGTCGGCATTGACTTCACCGAAAAATATTTAGAGATCGCCATTCGCCGTTTTCAGCATCTCAAGTCCCAGAACAACACCCGGCAAACCCCATCCCCCAGAACCGAAGGTTAG